The segment GCCGACGGCGCACGACGACTCGTGGGAGGCCCTCAGGTGGGTGGCGTCCCACTCGACGACGACGGGGGAGGAGAGGCCGGACCCGGACCCGGAGCCCTGGCTCGTCGAGCACGGGGACCTGACGCGCGTGTTCCTGGTCGGGGTCAGCGCCGGGGGCAACATCGCGCACAACATGGCGGAgcgcgccggcggcggggcGCAGAGCCTCGGCGGCGTGCCCATCAGAGGGCTGCTGCTCGTCCACCCCTACTTCACCAGCGGAGCGCCCGCCGGCACCGAAGCGACGACGGACACGGCAAGGAAGGCCATGTCCGAGGCGTTCTGGCGGTACCTGTGCCCCGGCACGCTGGGGCCAGACGACCCGCTGGGCAACCcgttctcggaggccgcgggtGGCAGCGCGGCGCGTGTCGCCgccgagcgcgtgctcgtctgCGTCGCGGAGAAGGACTGGCTCCGTGGCAGGGGCGTCTGGTACTACGAGAGCCTCAGGGGGAGCGGCTAcggcggcgaggtggagctgcacGAGTCCGTGGGCGAGGGGCATGTCTTCCATTACGGCAACCCGGGGTGCGAGGAAGCGCGGGTGTTGCAGGCGCGCGTCCTGCGTTTCCTCCGTGCGCGATGACGATGATGAATGCGCGAGAGTCGCTTCGTCCTTGGTTCCTCCGTACTCCGTATGTGTGAACGAGTATTGTCCCTGCCACGATCAAACTTTAGCGTGAAAATCAAGTAACGTGATGGGGACGTTGTTGTGTTGTTGTGATTTGTGAGACCTTGTTTCTGCCACGCTCAAACTTTTGGCGTGAACCAAATAAGGTAGGTTGTTCTGTGATTGTGTCCTATAGTAAAACTTCGAAGAAGGGGCATGAACGATGATTTTGCTACAGACTGACAGGCACTGAGGCCCCTTTGATAGAGATCCAAGCACAGCCC is part of the Sorghum bicolor cultivar BTx623 chromosome 10, Sorghum_bicolor_NCBIv3, whole genome shotgun sequence genome and harbors:
- the LOC8080025 gene encoding probable carboxylesterase 2; the encoded protein is MDMDLDGEVQYDFFPFIRQYKSGRVVRFGATDTVPAGTDDDTAGGTGVTSKDVVINPSSGLWARLYLPSSLLPAAGRRQDSKLPVVVYYHGGAFVIGSTANRPTHEYLNRLAADANVLVVSPEYRLAPEHPLPTAHDDSWEALRWVASHSTTTGEERPDPDPEPWLVEHGDLTRVFLVGVSAGGNIAHNMAERAGGGAQSLGGVPIRGLLLVHPYFTSGAPAGTEATTDTARKAMSEAFWRYLCPGTLGPDDPLGNPFSEAAGGSAARVAAERVLVCVAEKDWLRGRGVWYYESLRGSGYGGEVELHESVGEGHVFHYGNPGCEEARVLQARVLRFLRAR